The Oscillospiraceae bacterium genome contains a region encoding:
- a CDS encoding nitroreductase has product MKQGKVMVDTGKCIGCGLCGRICPAHNLEIKNKKAGTVLERCILCGQCSAVCPKKAISIAGRENDQIEKPGEVRLDPGAVLDAIRFRRSIRDFRQTEVPREVIEQILEAGRLTHTAKNLQDVSFVVLQREKDRIEEMAVKVFKTVKPIADLFSPMARKNEITDHFFFFNAPLAIVVLAKDKTNGILAAQNMEFMAEANGLGVLYSGFFTMAANASRRIRNALGVPKGKKPAMTLVLGYPNVEFLRSAPHKELSVRYM; this is encoded by the coding sequence ATGAAACAGGGCAAGGTAATGGTGGATACGGGCAAGTGCATTGGGTGCGGGCTGTGCGGCCGGATCTGCCCGGCGCACAACCTGGAGATAAAAAACAAAAAAGCGGGCACGGTGCTGGAACGCTGCATCCTGTGCGGGCAATGTTCGGCGGTCTGCCCGAAAAAAGCAATTTCAATCGCCGGCCGTGAGAACGATCAGATCGAGAAACCGGGGGAGGTGCGCCTTGACCCCGGTGCGGTGCTGGATGCGATCCGCTTCCGCAGGAGCATCCGCGATTTCCGGCAAACAGAGGTGCCCCGGGAGGTGATCGAACAGATCCTGGAAGCGGGCAGGCTGACCCACACCGCCAAGAACCTGCAGGATGTATCGTTTGTGGTGCTGCAGAGGGAAAAGGACCGCATTGAGGAGATGGCGGTGAAGGTGTTCAAAACCGTGAAACCGATCGCCGATCTGTTCAGCCCCATGGCGCGGAAAAACGAGATCACCGATCACTTTTTCTTTTTCAACGCGCCCCTTGCGATCGTTGTTTTGGCAAAGGACAAAACGAACGGGATTCTTGCCGCGCAGAACATGGAGTTTATGGCGGAAGCCAATGGCCTTGGGGTGCTGTACAGCGGCTTTTTTACCATGGCCGCCAACGCCTCGCGCAGGATCAGAAATGCGCTCGGCGTTCCGAAGGGGAAAAAGCCTGCGATGACGCTGGTGCTGGGGTACCCGAATGTTGAGTTCCTGCGCTCTGCGCCCCACAAGGAGCTGAGCGTGCGCTATATGTGA
- a CDS encoding HD family phosphohydrolase, whose protein sequence is MLEYNTGFIDNKAIIGILRRAYNHVDKRLMDHGIRVAYIVSRMLRRMPQVSAAQTRDLCFLAAMHDVGAYKTEEIDRMVRFETEEIWEHSVYGCLFIKNFTPLFELAQAILFHHAPWSELERMEDVSRENKHAAQLIHLADRLDIWLNAEGGSYADFARIVRAERGQRFEPFFVDLLLEQEFAPFTAEEVECDPAFQQMQAEISFTGEEIRDYLKMVIYSIDFRSRHTVTHTMTTTSISNELAEYMELGAQERNNVVCGALLHDLGKIGIPVEILEFPGKLSPQAMAVMRTHVDVTEEIFGGDIPSPIREIALRHHEKLDGSGYPRGLRAQQLSLEERIVALADIVSALAGTRSYKKAFGKERICAIITGMREDGLMDPALVGCMLAHYDEIMEKTRVRCQPVLEIYQKLQADYNAIYAQYAPVRA, encoded by the coding sequence ATGCTGGAATACAACACCGGGTTTATTGACAACAAAGCGATCATCGGCATTTTGCGGCGCGCTTACAACCATGTGGACAAGCGGCTGATGGATCACGGCATCCGGGTGGCGTATATCGTTTCCCGCATGCTGCGCAGGATGCCGCAGGTGAGCGCGGCCCAGACGCGGGATTTGTGCTTTTTGGCCGCCATGCACGATGTGGGGGCCTACAAAACCGAAGAGATCGACCGGATGGTCCGCTTTGAAACGGAAGAGATCTGGGAGCACTCGGTGTATGGGTGCCTGTTCATCAAAAACTTTACGCCCTTGTTTGAATTGGCGCAGGCCATCCTGTTCCATCACGCGCCCTGGAGCGAGCTGGAACGGATGGAGGATGTGAGCCGCGAAAACAAGCATGCCGCCCAGCTGATCCACCTTGCCGACCGGCTGGATATCTGGCTGAACGCGGAGGGCGGCTCGTACGCAGACTTTGCGCGGATCGTTCGCGCAGAGCGCGGCCAGCGCTTTGAGCCGTTTTTTGTGGACCTGCTGCTGGAGCAGGAGTTTGCCCCCTTTACGGCCGAGGAGGTGGAGTGCGACCCGGCGTTTCAGCAGATGCAGGCGGAAATTTCGTTTACCGGGGAAGAGATCCGGGACTATTTGAAAATGGTCATTTACTCGATCGACTTCCGCAGCCGCCATACAGTCACCCACACCATGACCACCACCAGTATTTCAAACGAGCTTGCGGAATATATGGAGCTGGGGGCGCAGGAGCGCAACAACGTGGTCTGCGGCGCGCTGCTGCACGATTTGGGGAAGATCGGTATTCCGGTTGAGATTCTGGAGTTTCCGGGAAAGCTCAGCCCGCAGGCGATGGCGGTGATGCGCACCCATGTGGACGTGACGGAGGAGATCTTTGGCGGGGATATTCCTTCGCCGATTCGCGAGATCGCACTGCGCCACCATGAAAAGCTGGACGGCTCGGGCTACCCGCGGGGATTGAGGGCACAGCAGCTGAGCCTGGAGGAGCGGATCGTTGCGCTGGCGGATATTGTGAGCGCCCTTGCGGGCACCCGCAGCTATAAAAAAGCCTTTGGGAAGGAGCGTATCTGCGCCATTATTACCGGGATGCGGGAGGATGGGCTGATGGATCCCGCACTGGTGGGGTGCATGCTGGCGCATTACGACGAGATCATGGAAAAAACGCGGGTGCGCTGCCAGCCTGTGCTGGAGATCTATCAAAAATTGCAGGCGGACTACAACGCCATTTACGCGCAATATGCACCGGTGCGCGCCTGA
- the gap gene encoding glyceraldehyde-3-phosphate dehydrogenase has product MAVKVAINGFGRIGRLAFRQMFGAEGYEIVAINDLTSPEMLAHLLKYDTAQGRYDGHTVVAGEGSITVDGKKITIYANPNPAELPWGELGVDVVLECTGFFTKKDKAMAHIQAGAKKVVISAPAGNDLKTIVYSVNEGNLTKEDQIISAASCTTNCLAPMAKVLNDTYPIQSGIMTTVHAYTGDQMILDGPHRKGDLRRARAGAANIVPNSTGAAKAIGLVIPELNGKLIGSAQRVPVPTGSTTILVAVVKGKDVTKESINAAMQAAASESFGYNTDPIVSSDVIGITYGSLFDATQTMVTKIDDDTYQVQVVSWYDNENSYTSQMVRTIKYFAEL; this is encoded by the coding sequence ATGGCTGTTAAAGTTGCTATCAATGGTTTTGGCCGCATCGGCCGCCTTGCCTTCCGCCAGATGTTCGGCGCCGAGGGCTATGAGATCGTTGCCATCAACGACCTGACCAGCCCCGAGATGCTGGCGCATCTGCTGAAATATGACACCGCCCAGGGCCGTTACGACGGGCACACCGTGGTGGCCGGCGAAGGCTCCATCACTGTGGACGGCAAGAAGATCACCATTTACGCCAACCCCAACCCCGCTGAGCTGCCCTGGGGCGAGCTGGGCGTGGATGTGGTGCTGGAGTGCACCGGCTTCTTTACCAAGAAGGACAAGGCCATGGCCCACATCCAGGCCGGCGCCAAGAAGGTCGTGATTTCCGCCCCTGCGGGCAATGACCTGAAGACCATCGTTTACAGCGTGAACGAGGGCAACCTGACCAAGGAAGACCAGATCATCAGCGCCGCCTCCTGCACCACCAACTGCCTGGCCCCCATGGCCAAGGTGCTGAACGACACCTACCCCATCCAGAGCGGCATCATGACCACTGTGCACGCCTACACCGGCGACCAGATGATCCTGGACGGCCCCCATCGCAAGGGCGATCTGCGCCGCGCCCGCGCCGGCGCCGCCAACATTGTGCCGAACTCCACCGGCGCCGCCAAGGCTATTGGCCTGGTGATCCCCGAGCTGAACGGCAAGCTGATCGGCAGCGCCCAGCGCGTGCCTGTTCCCACCGGCAGCACCACCATCCTGGTGGCTGTGGTCAAGGGCAAGGACGTGACCAAGGAGAGCATCAACGCCGCCATGCAGGCCGCCGCTTCCGAGAGCTTTGGCTACAACACCGACCCCATCGTGTCCAGCGACGTGATCGGCATCACCTATGGCAGCCTGTTCGACGCCACCCAGACCATGGTGACCAAGATCGACGACGACACCTACCAGGTGCAGGTCGTTTCCTGGTACGACAACGAGAACAGCTACACCAGCCAGATGGTGCGCACCATTAAATACTTCGCCGAGCTGTAA